In one window of Camelina sativa cultivar DH55 chromosome 15, Cs, whole genome shotgun sequence DNA:
- the LOC104747799 gene encoding protein NUCLEAR FUSION DEFECTIVE 6, chloroplastic/mitochondrial isoform X1: protein MAASAVASGARSMFRAASSRSVTGRFASQAKSAPPLFRATARRSPLLSPLRNPVELSFCVESLLPYHSATASALMTSKLSVSAQTYGWLSDACKEDF, encoded by the exons atGGCCGCATCCGCCGTCGCCTCCGGTGCTAGATCGATGTTTCGAGCTGCTTCGAGTCGGAGCGTCACTGGCCGCTTCGCCTCTCAAGCGAAATCAGCCCCGCCCTTGTTTAGAGCCACTGCCAGAAGAAGTCCACTCCTTTCTCCTCTCCG TAATCCTGTGGAACTGAGCTTCTGTGTGGAGTCATTGTTGCCATACCACTCGGCTACTGCTTCAGCTTTAATGACTTCAAAGCTTTCTGTCTCTGCCCAAACCTATGGCTGGCTCTCTGACG CTTGCAAAGAGGACTTTTGA
- the LOC104747800 gene encoding reticulon-like protein B17, with protein MESSCTPPPYHRLNTIRSASRLARVGVEDQEEAPFPNNLSLDLVLLPSSPKSNHTPNPSPVSSPIRLADRLEMASEDAANPAAAAAVVVRKRGKGKGGQKGLLLSPRNPRRSRRRSEAVEEKEANLMMIDDESIVKPRKRKTNGRPKKDKRSLLAPPCSSNASQSDLNRIGEIISDLVMWRDAAKSTLWFGFGCLSFLSSCFAKGVNFSVFSVASNLGLVLLCWSFLSNTLCQRKIDDTKRAFHVTEDDVLRLSRRVLPAANFFISKASEVFSGEPSMTLKVTPFLLLGAEYGHLITLWRLSAFGFFLSFTIPKLYSCYTHQISQKVERVTTRIGEAWGVCSHKKILAASAVTAFWNLTSIRTRIFAVFIILVIFRYRRQNLEINPEEVKPVENEKPEEETLPQEEEEETPPQEEDETVPQEEVSVPQEEEQIQPSEERALVAAVAETEGSKKL; from the exons GGAGTCTTCTTGTACGCCTCCTCCTTATCACCGATTGAACACTATTAGATCAGCTTCGCGTCTCGCTCGTGTCGGTGTCGAAGACCAAGAAGAAGCACCCTTTCCAAATAATCTCTCTCTTGATTTGGTTCTTCTTCCATCGTCTCCCAAGAGCAACCATACTCCGAACCCATCTCCTGTCTCTTCTCCGATCCGTTTAGCCGATCGACTCGAAATGGCCTCTGAGGATGCGGCGAatcctgctgctgctgctgcggtGGTGGTTCGTAAACGGGGCAAGGGGAAAGGAGGGCAAAAGGGTCTTTTACTTTCTCCCAGGAATCCCCGGAGATCGAGGCGGAGATCGGAGGCTgttgaagagaaagaagctaATTTGATGATGATCGATGATGAAAGTATCGTAAAGCCTAGAAAACGGAAGACCAATGGTCGCCCTAAGAAGGATAAGCGAAGCTTGTTAGCTCCTCCTTGTTCGTCAA ATGCCAGTCAGAGTGATTTGAATCGGATCGGAGAGATTATCAGTGATTTGGTTATGTGGAGAGATGCTGCCAAATCGACCCTCTGGTTCGGTTTTGGGTGTCTGTCTTTCCTATCTTCTTGCTTTGCCAAAGGTGTCAACTTTAG CGTTTTCTCGGTGGCTTCCAACCTAGGACTTGTGTTACTCTGCTGGTCCTTCTTGTCAAACACTCTTTGTCAAAG GAAAATTGATGACACTAAGAGAGCGTTCCATGTGACTGAAGATGATGTCTTGCGCTTATCTAGACGAGTGCTTCCCGCAGCCAACTTTTTTATCTCAAAGGCTAGTGAGGTTTTTTCAGGAGAGCCATCAATGACactcaaa GTGACACCATTTCTGCTACTTGGAGCTGAGTACGGTCATCTCATAACACTGTGGAGGCTATCCGCATTTG GTTTCTTCCTCAGCTTCACCATCCCAAAGCTGTATTCATGTTACACCCATCAGATTAGCCAAAAAG TTGAAAGAGTGACAACAAGAATAGGTGAAGCATGGGGAGTCTGCTCTCACAAGAAGATCTTGGCCGCCTCTGCCGTGACAGCGTTTTGGAACTTGACAAGCATAAGAACCCGAATTTTTGCAG TTTTTATCATCCTGGTGATATTTCGGTATAGGAGACAGAATCTAGAGATAAACCCCGAGGAAGTCAAGCCTGTTGAGAATGAGAAgccagaagaagaaacacttccacaggaagaagaagaagaaacacctCCACAGGAAGAAGACGAAACAGTTCCACAGGAAGAAGTTTCAGTTCCACAGGAAGAAGAACAGATACAGCCATCAGAAGAGCGAGCTTTAGTAGCGGCGGTTGCAGAAACTGAAGGATCAAAGAAACTCTAG
- the LOC104747799 gene encoding protein NUCLEAR FUSION DEFECTIVE 6, chloroplastic/mitochondrial isoform X3 — protein sequence MAASAVASGARSMFRAASSRSVTGRFASQAKSAPPLFRATARRSPLLSPLRNPVELSFCVESLLPYHSATASALMTSKLSVSAQTYGWLSDG from the exons atGGCCGCATCCGCCGTCGCCTCCGGTGCTAGATCGATGTTTCGAGCTGCTTCGAGTCGGAGCGTCACTGGCCGCTTCGCCTCTCAAGCGAAATCAGCCCCGCCCTTGTTTAGAGCCACTGCCAGAAGAAGTCCACTCCTTTCTCCTCTCCG TAATCCTGTGGAACTGAGCTTCTGTGTGGAGTCATTGTTGCCATACCACTCGGCTACTGCTTCAGCTTTAATGACTTCAAAGCTTTCTGTCTCTGCCCAAACCTATGGCTGGCTCTCTGACG GCTGA
- the LOC104747799 gene encoding protein NUCLEAR FUSION DEFECTIVE 6, chloroplastic/mitochondrial isoform X2 — MAASAVASGARSMFRAASSRSVTGRFASQAKSAPPLFRATARRSPLLSPLRNPVELSFCVESLLPYHSATASALMTSKLSVSAQTYGWLSDACNDDV, encoded by the exons atGGCCGCATCCGCCGTCGCCTCCGGTGCTAGATCGATGTTTCGAGCTGCTTCGAGTCGGAGCGTCACTGGCCGCTTCGCCTCTCAAGCGAAATCAGCCCCGCCCTTGTTTAGAGCCACTGCCAGAAGAAGTCCACTCCTTTCTCCTCTCCG TAATCCTGTGGAACTGAGCTTCTGTGTGGAGTCATTGTTGCCATACCACTCGGCTACTGCTTCAGCTTTAATGACTTCAAAGCTTTCTGTCTCTGCCCAAACCTATGGCTGGCTCTCTGACG CTTGCAATGATGATGTGTGA
- the LOC104747801 gene encoding 26S proteasome non-ATPase regulatory subunit 2 homolog A, whose product MAPTQDPNSVGGGAKQDEASLKVPSKDPKKKDEKKEEDLSEEDLELKQNLELYVERVQDPNPELQKAALESMRQEIRASTSSMTSVPKPLKFLRPHYGTLKAFHVTMADSDLKKYLSDILSVLALTMSAEGERESLGYRLIGTEGDIGSWGHEYVRNLAGEIAQEYTKRQSEEAPIDDLMELVQQIVAFHMKHNAETEAVDLLMDVEDLDLLLEHVDKTNFKRTCNYLTSAAKYLPGPDDMLVLDISYMIYMKFEEYPNALQIALFLDNTQYVKQVFTSCADLLRKKQFCYMIARHGITFDLDDEMVADDDDREALQDIVNNTKLSEGYLTLARDIEVMEAKTPEDIYKAHLLDGRASSGASVDSARQNLAATFVNAFVNAGFGQDKLMTVPSDSTTGSSGNWLFKNKEHGKTSAAASLGMIQLWDVDSGLSQLDKYFHSNDNPIIAGALLGVGIVNCGIKNDCDPALALLGDYIDKEDSSVRIGAIMGLGISYAGSQNDQIRSKLSPILNDAKAPLDVIAFASLSLGMIYVGSCNEEVAQSIIFALMDRSEAELGDALTRFLPLGLGLLYLGKQESVEATAEVSKTFNEKIRKYCDMTLLSCAYAGTGNVLKVQDLLAQCGEHLEKGDIHQGPAVLGLAMVAMSEELGIDMEIRSLERMLQYGEQNIRRAVPLALGLLCISNPKVTVMDTLSRLSHDTDSEVAMAAIISLGLIGAGTNNARIAGMLRNLSSYYYKDASLLFCVRIAQGLVHMGKGLLTLSPFHSERFLLSPTALAGIVTLLHACLDMKPIILGKYHYVLYFLVLAMQPRMMLTVDENLKPLSVPVRVGQAVDVVGQAGRPKTITGFQTHSTPVLLAAGERAELATDKYIPLSPILEGFIILKENPDYREE is encoded by the exons atggctcCAACTCAGGATCCCAACAGCGTCGGAGGCGGTGCGAAGCAGGATGAAGCTTCCCTGAAGGTTCCGTCTAAGGATCCCAAGAAGAAGGAcgagaaaaaggaagaggacctt TCTGAAGAGGACTTGGAACTAAAGCAGAACCTTGAGCTCTATGTTGAGAGGGTTCAGGATCCCAACCCGGAGTTGCAGAAGGCTGCTCTGGAAAGCATGAG GCAGGAAATCCGGGCTTCAACAAGCTCCATGACTTCAGTTCCCAAGCCACTTAAGTTTCTCCGTCCCCATTATGGAACTCTTAAAGCATTTCATGTAACAATGGCTGATTCTGATCTCAAG AAGTACTTGTCCGATATCTTGTCTGTCTTGGCCCTTACCATGTCTGCGGAGGGTGAAAGG GAAAGCTTAGGTTATAGGTTGATTGGAACAGAGGGTGACATTGGATCGTGGGGTCACGAATATGTCAGGAATCTTGCTGGAGAGATTGCGCAAGAGTATACAAAGCGTCAG AGTGAGGAGGCCCCTATTGACGATTTGATGGAGCTTGTGCAGCAAATTGTTGCTTTTCACATGAAG CATAATGCAGAAACTGAAGCTGTTGACCTTTTAATGGATGTCGAGGATCTTGATCTCTTACTTGAGCATGTagacaaaacaaatttcaagaGGACATGCAATTATCTTACAAGTGCAGCAAA gtACCTTCCTGGACCAGATGACATGTTGGTTCTAGATATTTCCTACATGATTTACATGAAGTTTGAAGAATATCCAAACGCTCTGCAGATTGCACTATTTCTTGATAACACGCAG TATGTTAAACAAGTATTTACCTCATGTGCTGATCTGCTAAGGAAGAAACAGTTCTGCTACATGATTGCTCGTCAT GGTATAACCTTTGACCTTGACGATGAGATGGTTGCAGACGATGATGACCGAGAAGCCTTACAGGATATTGTTAACAACACTAAGTTAAGTGAAGGATACCTGACTCTTGCAAGGGATATTGAGGTCATGGAGGCCAAAACACCTGAAGACATCTACAAG GCTCACTTGCTCGACGGCAGGGCCAGCTCTGGTGCAAGCGTGGATTCTGCTAGACAGAATTTGGCTGCTACCTTTGTTAATGCATTTGTAAATGCTGGTTTTGGTCAG GACAAACTAATGACAGTACCTTCAGACTCCACCACCGGATCTTCTGGAAATTGGCTcttcaaaaacaaagaacatgGCAAGACTAGTGCAGCTGCTAGTTTG GGTATGATTCAACTTTGGGATGTGGACTCCGGACTTTCCCAACTCGACAAATATTTCCATAGTAATGATAATCCTATCATTGCTGGAGCACTGCTGGGAGTTGGGATTGTTAATTgtggcattaagaacgattgtGACCCT GCATTGGCACTTCTTGGAGACTATATAGACAAAGAGGATTCATCTGTCAGAATTGGTGCTATCATGGGTCTTGGAATTTCATATGCAGGTTCCCAAAATGACCAG ATTAGAAGCAAATTGTCGCCGATACTAAATGATGCGAAAGCGCCTCTCGATGTGATTGCATTTGCTTCACTTTCTTTGGGAATGATCTATGTCGGTTCCTGTAACGAAGAAGTGGCACAGTCTATTATATTTGCTTTGATGGATCGAAGTGAGGCAGAACTGGGAGATGCCCTCACTCGTTTCTTGCCACTTGGTCTTGGACTTCTATACCTGGGCAAACAG GAAAGTGTAGAGGCTACAGCTGAAGTTTCAAAGACGTTCAATGAGAAGATTAGAAAGTATTGTGATATGACACTTCTTTCCTGTGCTTATGCTGGAACTGGGAATGTCCTAAAG GTCCAAGACCTTCTTGCTCAGTGTGGGGAGCATCTTGAGAAAGGTGACATCCACCAGGGTCCAGCTGTGCTTGGATTAGCAATGGTTGCTATGTCCGAAGAACTGGGGATTGATATGGAGATCCGTTCTTTGGAGCGGATGTTACAATATGGAGAACAAAACATTCGGCGAGCTGTGCCTTTGGCCCTTGGTCTCTTATGCATATCTAATCCAAAG GTGACGGTAATGGACACCTTGAGCCGGCTTAGTCATGACACAGATTCGGAAGTTGCCATG GCAGCAATTATATCGTTGGGACTGATTGGTGCCGGAACTAATAACGCAAGGATAGCTGGGATGCTTCGGAACCTCTCCAGCTATTATTACAAGGACGCCAGTCTTCTCTTCTGT GTGCGTATTGCTCAAGGGCTGGTGCACATGGGAAAGGGTCTCTTAACACTCAGCCCCTTCCACTCTGAACGGTTCTTACTATCACC AACCGCACTTGCTGGTATAGTGACACTCTTGCATGCATGCCTTGACATGAAGCCGATCATACTCGGGAAATACCATTATGTGCTGTACTTCCTCGTTTTGGCGATGCAA CCAAGGATGATGTTGACAGTAGACGAAAACCTGAAGCCACTGTCAGTGCCAGTGCGGGTAGGACAAGCAGTTGATGTGGTTGGACAGGCGGGTCGGCCAAAGACCATAACAGGGTTCCAGACACACTCCACGCCTGTTCTCTTGGCTGCTGGAGAGAGAGCCGAACTAGCTACTGACAA ATACATTCCTCTGTCGCCGATACTAGAAGGGTTCATCATATTAAAGGAGAATCCAGACTACAGAGAGGAGTGA
- the LOC104748910 gene encoding uncharacterized protein LOC104748910 has product MELPKAEHRACARHIYANLKKDHKSETLKPLFWRVSSSYNEADFRSNLAILREMDPRACDDLLKKDHRKWCRAFFRTGSSCGDTHNNHTESYNRTLKKARKKPFVEMLELVRRDAMQRIVTRFKIAEKETAKYTKKARIEVEKSCDEAQNCFSLSSTGGKYEIVEFGTGFCVILSKRECACRKWDLTGIPCRHAVCAIRENCQEVEDYISDYYLTEKWRNNYRRGLTPVNGTRFWEEVGGRRIYGPPYKRPPGRPKGKARIKGLHESPTKKNKYKVGRKGRIAHCSLCGGAGHNSRKCPNESDESRAKRRKLAQDAQNAALLEAQDEAEMEAAMIAQEEAALGGHEEAGTSGQGHVEVQDVSLTAPQGSQRLRGLLFGNTTEH; this is encoded by the exons ATGGAGTTACCAAAGGCAGAACACCGAGCTTGTGCCAGACACATCTACGCAAACCTTAAAAAGGATCACAAATCTGAGACACTGAAGCCACTATTTTGGAGAGTATCTAGCAGTTACAATGAAGCTGATTTCAGGAGTAACTTGGCTATTTTAAGAGAGATGGACCCGAGGGCTTGTGATGATCTGCTGAAGAAAGATCATCGTAAATGGTGCAGGGCTTTCTTTAGGACTGGATCAAGCTGTGGTGACACACACAACAATCACACAGAGTCCTACAACAGAACATTGAAGAAAGCAAGGAAAAAACCATTTGTGGAGATGTTAGAGCTGGTTAGAAGAGATGCAATGCAAAGGATTGTAACCCGGTTTAAGATAGCTGAGAAGGAGACTGCAAAGTATACAAAGAAAGCAAGGATAGAAGTGGAGAAGTCATGTGATGAGGCGCAGAactgtttctctctttcaagcaCAGGCGGCAAATATGAGATTGTAGAGTTTGGTACTGGATTTTGTGTGATATTGTCTAAGAGGGAGTGTGCATGTAGGAAGTGGGATTTAACAGGAATTCCTTGTCGCCATGCGGTTTGTGCAATCAGAGAGAACTGTCAAGAGGTTGAGGACTACATTTCTGATTACTATTTGACAGAAAAATGGCGAAACAATTACCGTAGAGGGTTGACTCCGGTAAATGGAACGAGGTTTTGGGAGGAGGTAGGAGGAAGACGAATTTATGGACCTCCTTACAAGCGCCCTCCAGGGAGACCTAAGGGAAAAGCAAGGATCAAAGGTTTACATGAATCACCTACTAAGAAAAATAAGTATAAGGTTGGTAGAAAAGGAAGAATAGCCCATTGTAGTTTATGTGGTGGGGCTGGACATAACTCAAGAAAATGTCCTAATGAG TCTGATGAAAGCAGGGCAAAGAGAAGGAAACTTGCCCAAGATGCTCAAAATGCTGCGCTATTGGAGGCTCAAGATGAAGCAGAAATGGAAGCAGCAATGATAGCTCAAGAGGAAGCTGCACTAGGTGGTCATGAGGAAGCTGGGACCTCAGGCCAAGGTCATGTTGAAGTCCAAGATGTTTCATTGACTGCACCACAAGGAAGCCAAAGACTCCGAGGGTTACTCTTTGGAAACACTACTGAGCATTGA
- the LOC104748911 gene encoding uncharacterized protein At1g43920, Chloroplastic-like, producing MDLSTGSSSMSRSSGVMRKCDCGLPAKILTSKTEKNHGRKFFGCQMYKDGGTEHCKFFKWFDQEEVRGWLRNALIQAAAENREKEKLIDHLQMTIMELRSDLEKHVEDAEKVMYRQRLIITGLSGLLVCSIGTIVCLL from the exons ATGGATTTAAGCACGGGTTCATCAAGCATGAGTAGATCTTCTGGAGTTATGAGGAAGTGTGATTGTGGATTGCCAGCAAAGATACTTACCTCAAAGACTGAAAAGAATCATGGTAGAAAGTTTTTTGGGTGTCAAATGTACAAG GATGGTGGAACTGAGCACTGCAAGTTCTTTAAATGGTTTGATCAAGAAGAGGTGAGAGGGTGGCTGCGAAACGCCTTGATTCAAGCTGCAGCTGAAAATCGTGAGAAGGAGAAATTGATAGATCATCTCCAAATGACAATTATGGAACTACGGAGTGATTTGGAGAAGCATGTCGAAGATGCAGAGAAAGTCATGTATAGGCAACGATTGATCATCACTGGGTTATCCGGATTGCTTGTATGTTCCATTGGGACCATTGTGTGTTTGCTTTAA